From one Humulus lupulus chromosome 8, drHumLupu1.1, whole genome shotgun sequence genomic stretch:
- the LOC133798770 gene encoding uncharacterized protein LOC133798770 has protein sequence MLTFGKRRSNTRFSSVEDEIRWHFKDEMELVLQYGGSGFDCHMFDVRDNEIGFFNAPPLLGSLFPARIINRGVWGDLEDLHDWEKVIVNYVLDPTLSANEIVFLGDKVIGRRADFLTLNAHQLVSARVVNCLVEILSAEEVHGRGKRRRCWWIPTVLSVSFIWF, from the exons ATGTTGACCTTCGGGAAGAGAAGATCCAACACTAGATTTTCCAGTGTGGAGGATGAAATAAGATGGCACTTCAAAGATGAGATGGAGTTGGTCCTTCAATACGGTGGTTCTGGATTTGATTGTCATATGTTCGATGTGAGAGACAATGAAATTGGATTCTTTAATGCGCCA CCGCTTCTAGGTTCTTTATTCCCAGCAAGGATAATTAATCGTGGGGTGTGGGGAGATCTGGAAGATTTACATGACTGGGAGAAAGTTATTGTGAATTATGTTCTTGACCCAACTTTGTCGGCCAA TGAGATTGTATTTCTTGGGGATAAAGTGATTGGGAGGAGGGCGGACTTTCTAACATTGAATGCACATCAACTGGTTAGCGCTAGA GTTGTAAATTGTTTAGTGGAGATTTTATCAGCAGAGGAGGTTCATGGACGTGGTAAGAGGAGAAGGTGTTGGTGGATTCCGACAGTGTTATCGGTGAGTTTTATTTGGTTTTAA
- the LOC133794065 gene encoding cytochrome P450 72A397-like isoform X1, whose product MVEVSITSSVVVVGVVLLVITSVTWFYRVVNWVWLRPKRLEKCLRKQGLRGNPYRLLFGDLKESSKMISQARSKPINLSDDVVPRILPFPHHTLNNYGKDSFMWIGPIPRVNITNPEYLKDIFMKIGDFPKPHSNRLFQFLARGLADYDGHKWAKHRKIINPAFHVEKLKDMVPAFYLSCSEMLKKWGQLMDGSAKECCEVDVWPYLENLTGDVISRTAFGSSYEEARSLFQLQKEQAQLVVKAMQSVYVPGWRFVPTKMNKRMKQIDSQVRTVLKDLINKREIAMKAGEAPNDDLLGILMESNLKEIQAHGNNNNVGLSIRDVIEECKLFYFAGQETTSVLLVWTMVMLSRFPHWQARARDEVLQVFGDNTTPDYDGLARLKVVTMIFYEVLRHYPPVVLLVRTVDKQTQLGNLSLPAGVQVSLPTILVHHDTELWGEDAKEFKPERFAEGVSKATKGQVSFLPFGWGPRICIGQNFALAEAKMAMALILRRFTFELSPSYTHAPATVVTLQPQYGAHLILHKLT is encoded by the exons ATGGTGGAGGTCTCAATAACATCATCAGTTGTAGTTGTTGGAGTAGTATTATTAGTCATAACTAGTGTGACATGGTTTTACAGAGTAGTGAATTGGGTGTGGTTGAGGCCTAAAAGGCTTGAAAAGTGCCTCAGAAAACAAGGCCTTCGGGGGAACCCTTACAGGCTTCTGTTCGGAGACCTGAAAGAGAGCTCTAAAATGATCAGCCAAGCCAGATCCAAACCCATCAATCTCTCAGACGACGTCGTTCCTCGGATATTACCTTTTCCCCATCACACACTCAACAATTATG GTAAAGATTCATTTATGTGGATTGGACCAATACCAAGAGTGAACATCACAAACCCGGAATATTTGaaagatatttttatgaaaatCGGCGATTTCCCAAAACCACATTCCAATCGACTTTTTCAGTTTCTAGCTAGGGGTCTAGCAGATTATGATGGCCACAAATGGGCCAAACATCGGAAAATTATCAATCCGGCTTTCCACGTCGAGAAGTTAAAg GATATGGTGCCAGCATTTTATCTAAGCTGCAGTGAAATGTTGAAGAAATGGGGGCAATTAATGGATGGAAGTGCGAAAGAATGTTGTGAGGTAGATGTGTGGCCTTACCTTGAAAATTTGACTGGAGATGTCATTTCTCGGACTGCTTTTGGGAGTAGCTACGAAGAAGCTCGATCCCTTTTCCAACTCCAGAAAGAGCAAGCTCAACTTGTTGTAAAGGCCATGCAATCTGTTTATGTTCCCGGATGGAG ATTTGTGCCAACAAAGATGAACAAGAGGATGAAACAAATCGACAGTCAAGTACGAACTGTTTTGAAGGACTTGATCAATAAAAGAGAGATTGCAATGAAAGCCGGAGAAGCTCCCAACGATGACTTGTTAGGCATACTCATGGAGTCCAATCTCAAGGAGATTCAGGCACATGGGAACAACAACAACGTTGGACTTAGTATTAGAGATGTGATTGAGGAATGTAAGTTGTTTTACTTTGCTGGCCAAGAGACCACATCGGTCTTACTCGTTTGGACTATGGTCATGTTAAGTAGGTTTCCTCATTGGCAAGCTCGCGCTAGAGATGAGGTTTTGCAAGTCTTTGGCGATAACACTACTCCGGACTATGATGGCCTAGCACGCCTCAAAGTT GTTACTATGATTTTTTACGAAGTTCTAAGGCATTATCCACCCGTAGTTTTGCTGGTTCGAACTGTTGACAAGCAAACACAGCTTGGAAATTTGTCACTGCCAGCAGGGGTACAAGTGTCATTACCCACCATCCTTGTCCACCATGATACCGAGCTGTGGGGAGAAGATGCCAAGGAGTTCAAGCCGGAGAGGTTCGCAGAAGGAGTTTCCAAGGCCACCAAAGGCCAGGTTTCCTTCTTGCCCTTCGGCTGGGGGCCTCGCATTTGCATCGGCCAAAACTTTGCCTTGGCAGAAGCCAAAATGGCCATGGCCTTGATTCTACGACGCTTCACTTTTGAGCTCTCACCTTCCTATACTCATGCTCCTGCAACCGTTGTTACCCTTCAGCCACAATATGGTGCTCACCTAATTCTACATAAATTAACGTAA